ggggatcgctggccggcacggattcggtgggccgaagggcctgcttccgcgctatatccctaaactaaacttgtctACTTGGTAGAAAGGGTGTACGGTACATTTGACCCACTGATGTAACCAAGAAGTATCGTAAAAATAAACTTAAACAACACAGAGGCCCACGTTTTGTGGGACCAAATTATCCTTTGACATTTATTTGTTTGACAGCATCTTCTGGCACAACACACAAGTATAAAATCTACAAATAAATAAAAGGGGCTAGAGGCGGACATGTCGGCATCTGCGGTGTTCCCCAGCGGGGGGCGCTATTCTTGACCGGGCGATGAGGCCCAGTGAACTGTTGGAGTGATTTAGGCCTTTCAAGTTTGTCTCACGAGATTGGTAAACTCTACAAACGGGGGTAGAACAGAGGCGATTAAACGCAGTCAGTCGGCGCAGTGATGTTTTCagacgaatgaatgaatggacgAATACTCTGTTGCCGCACCGTGACAAtgttagacgcacagagtctcttgcccagagtaggcgaatcgaggaccagaggacataggttcaaggcgaaggggaaaagatttcgtaggaatctgagggggtcacTTTTCCCACACgaagcggtggggggggggggggtgtggtgtgtggaacgagctgccggaggaggtagttgaggtagtttaagaaacagtcagacaggcacatggataggacaggtttggagggttatggaccaagcgcaggcaggtgggactagtgtagctgggacatgttggccggtgtgggtaagttgggccgaagggcctgtttcaacactgtatcacgctTTAGCTCTCTGTgacaattctttgcttgcacacccaaggtatgcaaacggtcaccacataaagggcgctgacagatTTGCAAAGTATTCCGCTCCAGGTCCACCttcgttcttccccccccccccaccacggcgGTCCTCCCATGCCTCCTTCGTTACCGGACACAGACTCGGAAAACCTGCCGGTTTTACCTCGATTAATCCACATTCTGCCTCCTAAACCCAACCTCAGTTTCgcttaagagagacacaaaatgctggagtaactcagcggggcgggcagcatctctggagagaagggatgggtgacgtttcgggtcgagaatctgCTTACAtttagagtttagtttcgagacacagcgcggaaacaggcccttcggccccccgagtccgcactgcccagcgatcaccccgtatactagcactgtcctacacacacacactcacacacacacacacacacacacacacacacacacacacacacacacacacacacacacacaccacacacacacacacacacacacacacacacacacacacacacacacacacacacacacacacacacacactaggaacaattgacagctttttttaccgaagccaattaacctgcaaacctgtggaggaaggaagtgcaagtgctagtttacaccgaagaaggacataacatgctggagtaactccgcgggacaggcggcatctctggagagaaggaatgggtgacgtttcagcacgagactgagaagggtctgaagaagggtctcgacccgaaacgtcacccattccttctctccagagatgttgtctgagttactccatcattttgtgtctatctcaggtttgtcggtcaattggcttggtgactgtgtaaattgtcccttgtgcgtgtgggatagtgttagtgtgcggggatcgctggtcggtgcggactcggtgggccgaaggggcctgtttccgggctgtatctccaaactaaactaaactaaactgaactaaaaagacACTAACCTGATTTTCCGATCTTGCCATCGTGATCCTCATCTCCAGCCTCAAGCATTGCCTTGGTTTCACTATCAGACAAGTCCCTGCCCTCTGCTGCAAAGCCCTTTAATAGAAATCTGTGGAAAGGAGAGCAATAGTtcagttcaggaaggaactgccgatgctggtttaccaccGAAGATCgacccacaatgctggagtaacgttgggcggtcacggtggcgcagcggtagagctgctgccttacagcgaatgcagcgccggagacccgggttccatcccgaccacgggcgctgcctgtacggagtttgtacgttctccccgtgacctgcgtgggttttctccgagatcttcggcttcctcccacactccaaagacgtgcgggtttgtaggttaattggcatggcaaatgtaaaaattgtccctagtgggcgtaggatggcgttagtgtgcggggatcgctggtcggcgcggacccggcgggccgaagggcctgtttctgcgctgcatctctaagctaaactaaacttaactcagcgggacgggcagcatctctggggagaaggaattggtgacgtttcatgtcgagacccttcttctgcgtggaaacaggcccttcggccctcccagtccatgccgaccagcgatccctgcagattAGTTCTATTCCGCTCACTAGGGACTgtgtacggaagccaattaacccacaaacccgcacgtcattggagtgtgggcggaaaccggaacacccggagaaaacccacgcaggtcacggggagaacgtacaaactccgtacagacagcacccgtggtcaggatcgaacccgggtctacggcgctgttaaatggcaatttaaaaaaaaattgtccctagcgtgtgtagggtagtgttcgtgtgtggggatcgctggtcggcaagaacccggtgggccgaagggcctgtttccacgctgtatctctaaactgaactaaaatgctTCAATACTGAACCCCCTGGtccagttgtgtgtcttgtgatgCTGGGTCTTACTTGAGCTCATCCTCTTCAATGAAGCCGCTCTGATCTTGGTCGAGAATATGGAAGACTTGTTCCATCTCTTTTTCAGTCTTCTTCTTTAAGCCTACCATCGCGAAGAACTTCTTATGGTTGAAGCTGCCGGGATCTGGACAGTGAGTGAAAGAGGTGGCGTCGTGAGGCCAATAACTACACTTGCAAACTTTGcgttgaacaatagacaatagacaatagacaataggtgcaggaggaggccattcagcccttcgagccagcaccgccattcaatgcgatcatggctgatcactctcaatcagtaccccgttcctgccttctccccataccccctcactccgctatccttaagagctctatccagctctctcttgaaagcatccaacgaactggcctccactgccttctgaggcagagaattccacaccttcaccactctctgactgaaaaagttcttcctcatctccgttctaaatggcctaccccttattcttaaactgtggccccttgttctggactcccccaacattgggaacatgtttcctgcctctaatgtgtccaatcccctaattatcttatatgtttcaataagatcccccctcatccttctaaattccagtgtatacaagcccaatcgctccagcaagATGGAACaagatggaacatagaacacagggcacagagaacatagaaaatggtggagtgactcagtgggacgggcagcatctctggagagaaggaacgggtgacgtttccggtcaagacccttcttctgatccgaaacgtcaccctttccttctctctgcctgtaccgctgagttactccagcattttgtgtctcttttcagtgtaaatcagcatctgcagttccttcctcttcatgcacataatccatatcccttctttctctgcatatccatgtgccaatgcaaaagtcattgagtgatacagcatggaaacaggcccttcggcccaacttgcccacgccgaccaacatgccccagctacactagtcccaccggcctgcatttggccccaaatccatccaaacctgtcctatccatgtacctgtctaaatgtttcttaaacgttgcaatagtccctgcctcaactacctcctctggcagctcgttccacacacccaccaccctctgtgtggaaaaagttacaccGTTCcgtttcctattcaatctttcgcCCCTCACCTTGAACGTACGTCCCTTGGTTCTCGATacccatactctgggtaaaagactctgtgcgtctacccgatctgttcggTAGATCCAGGgttcagaaccaggtgccacagtttaagaatacggggtaggccatttagaacggagatgaggaaaaaccttttcagtcagagagttgtgaatctgtggaattctctgcctcagaaggcagtggaggccaattctctgaatgctttcaagagagagctggatagagctcttaaagatagcggagtcagggggtatggggagaaggcaggaacggggtactgattgagaatgatcagccatgatcacattgaatggcggtgctggctcgaaggatcgaatggctactcctgcacctattgtctattgtctattcctctcaagatcttgTACAGCTctaatgagatcacccctcatcctcctgcgctccacggatAACCCTGTATCTCCTCCTTCACAGGTATGGCCTGCCGTGAAACATTGTCGTCCTCTCCTTGCCTGTCACTGTTTGTTCACATCCCTTGAATCAATGAATCACGAGCTGAACTCACCCTGGAAAGCATTGAGGGCTTTTTTGATGTCTTCAGCAGCAAGTACATCTGTCATATGCATCTTGGGGGCTGTTGATGGATAGGATTAATACCAGAAATTAATATGGTGCAGGATATCAGATTAATATCAGATTTTAAGCGGATATTAATatatatccaaagacgtacaggtatgtaggttaattggctgggtaaatgtaaaaattgtccctagtgggtgtaggataatgttaatgtacggggatcactgggcggcacggacttggagggccgaaaaggcctgtttccggctgtatatatatgatatgatgatatgatacatcatcagtctgaagaagggtctcgacccgaaacgtcacccattccttctctcctgagggggggttgagggggggttgagggggatggaatggggggggtggggagggggagggggtggggggtggagggtggggaagggggagggagggggggagggagggggggttgagggggatggaatgcggggagtgggtgggggtgaggggaggggtggagggtggggaagggggagggagggggagggaggggggggaggataaggggggttgagggggatggaatggggggaggggaagggggagggggtggggggaggtggagggaggggaggggtggagggagggggagggaggggaggggtgggggggatgggggagggggtggagggagggggaggatatggggggttgggggggatgggagggggaggagggaggtggagggaggggtggggggtggagggagggggagggggaggggtagggagggggaggagggagaggggaaggggagagggaaggggaggaagggtggggagggggagggagggggagggggaggggtagggagggggggaggagg
This genomic window from Rhinoraja longicauda isolate Sanriku21f chromosome 40, sRhiLon1.1, whole genome shotgun sequence contains:
- the LOC144611588 gene encoding parvalbumin, muscle-like, with protein sequence MHMTDVLAAEDIKKALNAFQDPGSFNHKKFFAMVGLKKKTEKEMEQVFHILDQDQSGFIEEDELKFLLKGFAAEGRDLSDSETKAMLEAGDEDHDGKIGKSEFTNLVRQT